A genomic window from Gossypium hirsutum isolate 1008001.06 chromosome D12, Gossypium_hirsutum_v2.1, whole genome shotgun sequence includes:
- the LOC107947669 gene encoding subtilisin-like protease SBT2.5, with protein MGSTKTESYFVFMNYDPEYHRLHADRTKKGAYELDLYLSRKHDELLASTLQPGTYRKTLSLVIVDGFAVEITEAQANVLRSANGVRVVEKNQELA; from the exons ATGGGAAGCACAAAAACTGAGTCATACTTTGTTTTCATGAATTATGATCCTGAATACCACCGTCTTCATGCTGATCG AACTAAGAAAGGGGCGTATGAGCTTGATTTGTATCTGAGTAGGAAGCACGATGAGCTGTTGGCAAGCACCCTTCAACCTGGTACCTACAGGAAGACCTTATCTTTGGTCATTGTTGATGGTTTTGCAGTCGAAATCACTGAGGCTCAG GCTAATGTGCTGAGATCTGCCAATGGGGTAAGAGTTGTGGAGAAGAATCAAGAGCTTGCTTAG